Proteins co-encoded in one candidate division KSB1 bacterium genomic window:
- a CDS encoding DUF1844 domain-containing protein: MGEQFTREQMFDALFMNLVMMFHTAAMQHMGKLKNPLTDKIERDLLQAQMSIDMLDMLKAKTKGNLSDEETRFLDRVISELKLNYVDEAEKDRKAQQEIKKAEAKEGEQPSGAEVGQQSASAAPSTADAKGEGEH; this comes from the coding sequence ATGGGCGAGCAGTTTACCCGTGAGCAAATGTTTGACGCGCTGTTTATGAACCTCGTCATGATGTTTCACACCGCGGCGATGCAGCACATGGGAAAGCTGAAGAACCCCCTCACCGATAAGATCGAGCGCGACCTGCTGCAGGCGCAGATGAGCATAGATATGTTGGACATGCTCAAGGCCAAGACAAAGGGCAACCTTTCCGATGAGGAGACGCGTTTCTTGGATCGCGTGATAAGTGAGCTCAAGCTCAACTATGTAGACGAAGCCGAGAAGGACCGTAAGGCGCAGCAAGAGATCAAGAAGGCCGAAGCAAAGGAGGGTGAGCAACCGTCGGGGGCAGAAGTAGGTCAGCAGTCGGCGAGTGCAGCCCCGTCAACCGCCGACGCCAAGGGGGAAGGAGAGCATTGA
- a CDS encoding macro domain-containing protein has translation MKATIHNTTIELVQGDITEMDTDAIVNAANERLAHGGGVAGAIVRKGGPVIQEESNAWVRAHGLVPTGGAAITSGGSLKARFVIHAVGPVMGSGNEGEKIRQATLASLRLAEEHNLASIAFPAISTGIFGCPMDLCAKAMLGAVRDHVSGPTGLRRIVFCLWDERALTTFSAQLQKLVS, from the coding sequence ATGAAGGCGACAATTCACAATACCACCATCGAGCTGGTGCAGGGCGACATAACCGAGATGGACACCGATGCCATCGTCAACGCTGCGAACGAGCGGCTGGCCCACGGTGGCGGCGTCGCAGGGGCGATTGTGCGCAAAGGCGGACCGGTCATTCAGGAGGAGAGCAACGCTTGGGTGCGCGCGCATGGACTGGTCCCCACCGGCGGGGCGGCTATCACCAGCGGGGGCTCGCTCAAGGCGCGCTTTGTCATTCACGCGGTGGGGCCGGTCATGGGTTCTGGAAATGAGGGCGAGAAGATTCGCCAGGCCACCCTTGCTAGTCTCCGGCTTGCCGAGGAACACAACCTCGCCAGCATCGCCTTCCCGGCAATCAGTACCGGCATCTTCGGTTGTCCCATGGACCTGTGCGCAAAGGCCATGTTAGGGGCGGTGCGAGACCATGTATCTGGGCCAACCGGCCTGCGCCGGATAGTCTTTTGCCTGTGGGACGAAAGGGCTCTCACCACCTTCAGCGCCCAGTTGCAGAAGCTCGTGAGCTAA
- the tyrS gene encoding tyrosine--tRNA ligase, translated as METTHITNAYDILKERGFVAQVTDDAAVEELFASGPVTCYIGFDPTADSLHVGSLMPIMALVHVRRAGHRPIAVIGGGTAMVGDPSGKTEMRQMLSRERIQANGMAIRAQLDRYLHFDNTSSLAVDNYEWLAPLNYIDFLRDIGRHFSVNRMLAAEAYRLRLESGLSFIEFNYQILQAYDFLVLYRRHGCTVQMGGDDQWGNILAGVELIRRLESAQAHGVTFPLVTTASGEKMGKTARGAVWLDPRKTSPYEFYQYWVNVDDRDVERFLAYFTLLPMDEIRQVSGLSGSDLNLCKVVLAYEATKITHGEEEALRAYAAASSAFGKRIIPAEVLPSSTVPRGKEITSEEAIPTTVIARQRVEKGIWIAELLTEVGLARTRSEARRLIEQRGAYLNQEPITSVDLHITHQHFANGTLMLRAGKKRYHRLVIS; from the coding sequence ACTACGCACATCACCAATGCTTATGACATCCTGAAGGAACGTGGCTTCGTGGCGCAGGTGACTGACGATGCCGCAGTGGAGGAGCTGTTTGCTTCGGGCCCGGTCACCTGCTACATAGGCTTTGATCCGACAGCGGACAGCCTGCATGTGGGGAGCCTTATGCCAATCATGGCGCTGGTGCACGTGCGCCGTGCCGGGCACCGCCCCATTGCCGTTATCGGCGGCGGCACGGCCATGGTGGGCGACCCCAGTGGCAAGACCGAAATGCGCCAGATGCTCAGCAGAGAACGTATTCAGGCCAACGGAATGGCAATCCGCGCCCAGCTGGACCGCTATCTGCACTTCGACAACACTTCCTCATTAGCGGTGGACAACTATGAGTGGCTTGCCCCTCTCAACTACATCGATTTTCTGCGCGACATCGGCCGCCACTTCAGCGTCAACCGCATGCTCGCCGCAGAAGCCTACCGCCTCCGACTAGAGAGCGGCCTGTCCTTCATTGAATTCAATTATCAGATCTTGCAGGCCTACGACTTTTTGGTGCTCTACCGACGGCATGGCTGCACGGTGCAGATGGGCGGCGACGACCAGTGGGGCAACATCCTGGCGGGGGTGGAGCTCATTCGTCGGCTGGAATCCGCGCAGGCCCACGGCGTGACCTTCCCGTTGGTCACTACCGCCTCGGGCGAGAAAATGGGCAAGACGGCCAGGGGCGCGGTGTGGCTTGATCCGCGCAAGACTTCGCCCTACGAGTTCTACCAGTACTGGGTCAACGTGGACGACCGTGACGTAGAGCGCTTCTTGGCTTATTTCACCCTCCTGCCGATGGACGAAATCAGGCAGGTAAGCGGGCTATCTGGCTCGGACTTGAACCTCTGCAAGGTGGTGCTGGCCTATGAGGCGACAAAGATAACCCATGGCGAGGAGGAGGCCTTGCGCGCCTATGCCGCGGCTTCCAGCGCCTTCGGCAAAAGAATCATCCCAGCCGAGGTGCTACCCTCCAGTACTGTGCCTCGGGGTAAGGAGATTACCTCTGAGGAGGCGATCCCCACGACCGTCATCGCCCGCCAGCGTGTGGAAAAGGGGATCTGGATTGCTGAGCTGCTCACCGAGGTGGGTTTGGCCCGCACGCGCAGCGAGGCCCGGCGCCTCATCGAGCAGCGTGGGGCCTATTTGAACCAGGAACCGATCACTTCCGTGGATCTGCACATCACGCACCAGCATTTTGCCAACGGCACACTGATGCTGCGCGCCGGGAAAAAGCGCTACCATCGTCTGGTGATATCCTAA